From a single Oceanobacillus kimchii X50 genomic region:
- a CDS encoding glycosyltransferase family 2 protein, with the protein MISIITCTNRDHMMENIFQNYISQSLDNKELIIILNNDSINIDTWLSKAANYSNVSVFQMPEWNTASECKMFASQQASYDYIAKFDDDDYYAPNYLESIWSIYQNNKQVDIIGKSSVYVYFQKSNFLGILHSNKENQYTNRVVDSTLTFKKEVLSKVSFIRCKYGSDAKFQKDCIYNGYKIYSIDRFNHVIFRNESHNQHTWKITDKQLMDACTDLICTNDFKTIIHR; encoded by the coding sequence ATGATATCGATTATTACTTGTACGAATCGAGACCATATGATGGAAAACATCTTCCAAAACTATATTTCACAATCTTTAGATAACAAGGAATTAATTATCATTCTAAATAATGATAGCATTAATATAGACACATGGTTATCCAAAGCTGCGAATTATTCGAATGTATCTGTTTTTCAAATGCCTGAGTGGAATACAGCTAGCGAGTGTAAAATGTTTGCATCTCAACAAGCATCTTATGATTATATTGCAAAATTTGATGATGATGACTACTATGCCCCTAATTATTTAGAATCCATTTGGTCTATTTATCAAAACAACAAACAAGTAGATATTATAGGAAAGAGTTCGGTTTATGTATATTTTCAAAAGAGCAATTTTCTTGGCATCTTACATTCTAATAAAGAAAACCAATATACAAATCGTGTAGTAGATTCCACTCTAACATTTAAAAAAGAAGTGTTGTCAAAAGTGTCTTTCATTAGATGTAAGTATGGTTCCGACGCTAAATTTCAAAAGGACTGCATTTATAATGGATATAAAATTTATTCTATAGACAGATTTAATCATGTTATTTTTCGTAATGAATCTCATAATCAACACACGTGGAAAATTACAGATAAACAACTAATGGATGCATGCACAGATCTTATCTGTACAAATGATTTTAAAACGATAATCCACCGGTAA
- a CDS encoding SDR family oxidoreductase → MKLTRYLVTGGAGFVGSNIVRKLVANRESVRLLDNFSTGNKDNIADISDQVEIINGDFTNKAIVKKAIKDVDIILHQGAIPSVPKSIDNPILSNYANVNGTLTLLNAAVEEGVSRFVYAASSSAYGNNKKLPKQESMAANPMSPYAVSKYTGELYCKVFYEIYGLETISLRYFNVFGPRQNPHSKYAAVIPAFIESIIHNQSPTIFGDGTQSRDFTYIDNIVSANLLAATAKKLQGEVVNIGTGSQIQLNDLVDRINKILEKNIPATYTNDRAGDVKHSLADIQRAKEIIKYEPITSFDDGLIKTVNWFNK, encoded by the coding sequence ATGAAATTGACAAGATATTTAGTTACTGGTGGTGCAGGATTTGTAGGATCAAATATAGTAAGAAAGCTTGTAGCAAACAGAGAATCGGTTAGATTACTAGATAATTTTAGTACTGGAAATAAAGATAATATAGCAGATATTAGTGATCAAGTAGAGATAATTAACGGAGACTTTACAAATAAAGCTATTGTTAAAAAGGCAATTAAAGATGTAGATATAATATTACATCAAGGAGCTATTCCTTCCGTTCCAAAATCAATCGACAATCCAATACTATCTAATTATGCAAACGTGAACGGTACACTTACTCTTTTAAATGCTGCAGTAGAAGAAGGTGTCAGTCGATTTGTATATGCAGCTTCTTCTTCTGCTTATGGCAATAACAAAAAGCTACCAAAACAAGAAAGTATGGCCGCTAATCCTATGTCACCTTATGCAGTTAGTAAATATACAGGTGAACTATACTGTAAAGTTTTCTATGAAATATACGGATTAGAAACGATTTCCTTACGATATTTTAATGTGTTCGGTCCAAGACAAAATCCGCATTCAAAATATGCCGCAGTCATACCTGCGTTTATAGAATCAATTATTCATAATCAATCACCTACTATATTTGGTGATGGAACACAATCAAGAGACTTCACTTATATCGATAATATTGTGTCTGCTAACCTACTTGCTGCTACTGCAAAAAAATTACAAGGCGAAGTAGTTAATATCGGTACAGGATCACAAATACAATTAAATGATTTAGTAGATCGCATTAACAAAATTTTAGAAAAAAACATCCCAGCTACCTACACAAATGATCGTGCGGGAGATGTTAAACATTCATTGGCTGATATACAACGCGCTAAAGAAATTATAAAATACGAGCCAATAACATCTTTTGATGATGGACTGATAAAAACGGTAAATTGGTTTAACAAATAA
- a CDS encoding Gfo/Idh/MocA family protein yields MSKNYALVGTGGRAEFFYGAIARDFKETAKLVAFCDINTTRMNYANQLLTEKYNHPEIPSYKSNDFETMIKKEKPDTVIVTSIDRTHHHYIIQSLELGCDVITEKPMTTDVEKCKQIMDTIHRTKNQVRVTFNYRYAPHNTKIKELISSDVIGEVYSVNFEWALDTQHGADYFRRWHRDKRNSGGLLVHKATHHFDLVNFWLGTTPETVYALGDLRFYGRENAESRGITNFYQRAHQNERAINDPFAIKLEANSHLKAMYLEAEYEDGYHRDQSVFGDGISIEDTLGVLIKYKSKAILNYSLNAYMPWEGFIVVFNGSKGRLEVQVREQSYINSGGSKTDEGKVREKSIRVLPMFGKPYDVEVKEEKGGHGGGDPLLLNDLFGQSKEDKFNRSASHTDGATSILTGIAGNMSINTGLPVRVDDLLTL; encoded by the coding sequence ATGAGCAAGAATTATGCATTGGTTGGTACAGGAGGAAGAGCAGAGTTTTTTTATGGAGCAATAGCGAGAGATTTTAAAGAAACAGCAAAACTGGTTGCTTTTTGCGATATAAATACAACAAGAATGAACTATGCGAATCAATTACTTACAGAGAAGTATAATCATCCAGAAATACCATCATATAAATCAAATGATTTTGAGACAATGATCAAAAAAGAAAAACCCGATACAGTTATCGTGACTTCAATAGATAGGACTCATCATCATTATATAATCCAATCATTAGAACTCGGCTGCGATGTTATTACCGAAAAACCGATGACAACAGATGTAGAAAAGTGTAAGCAAATAATGGACACCATCCATCGTACAAAAAACCAAGTACGTGTTACTTTCAATTATCGTTATGCTCCACATAACACAAAAATTAAAGAGCTAATTTCTAGTGATGTTATTGGTGAAGTGTACTCGGTAAATTTTGAGTGGGCTCTAGATACACAACATGGTGCTGATTATTTTAGAAGATGGCACCGAGATAAAAGAAATAGTGGAGGGTTACTTGTCCATAAAGCAACTCATCATTTTGATTTAGTGAATTTTTGGTTAGGAACAACTCCAGAAACGGTATATGCATTAGGTGATTTACGTTTTTATGGTAGGGAAAATGCTGAAAGTCGAGGAATCACAAACTTTTATCAAAGAGCACATCAAAATGAACGAGCGATCAATGATCCTTTTGCAATTAAATTAGAGGCAAATAGTCATTTGAAAGCAATGTATTTAGAAGCGGAGTATGAAGATGGGTATCATCGTGATCAAAGTGTGTTTGGTGATGGAATCAGTATTGAAGACACACTAGGTGTACTAATTAAATATAAAAGTAAAGCGATTCTTAACTATTCTTTAAATGCCTATATGCCTTGGGAAGGATTTATTGTTGTATTTAATGGAAGTAAAGGGAGATTAGAAGTACAAGTGAGGGAACAATCATATATTAATTCAGGTGGATCAAAAACAGATGAAGGAAAAGTAAGGGAAAAATCTATTCGTGTTCTCCCAATGTTTGGCAAACCATATGATGTGGAGGTCAAAGAAGAAAAGGGTGGACATGGAGGAGGAGACCCTTTATTACTTAATGACTTATTTGGACAATCGAAAGAAGATAAATTTAATAGATCTGCAAGTCATACAGATGGAGCAACATCTATTCTTACTGGAATAGCCGGAAATATGTCTATAAATACCGGATTACCAGTTCGAGTTGATGATTTGTTAACATTATAG
- a CDS encoding rhamnogalacturonan acetylesterase, with amino-acid sequence MNQINLFLAGDSTMATYDVKRAPQMGWGQVLDQYFNEQVKVWNEAMPGRSTKTFIQEGRQKRIYQLIRPGDYLFVQFGHNDSKVDSNRYTEPFTTYKENLGIFISNARDKGAFPVLLTPVQRRNFSINGKIVDKHGNYPLAMRDLAIELAVPLIDITKRSTIMLENIGPELSKHLYMWIKTGDYKYYPDGKEDNTHFTELGANKIAQLVIEGIKDLRLPIAKFIK; translated from the coding sequence ATGAACCAAATAAATTTGTTTCTTGCAGGTGATTCAACAATGGCTACTTATGATGTAAAAAGAGCCCCACAAATGGGGTGGGGTCAAGTGTTGGATCAATATTTTAATGAACAGGTTAAAGTTTGGAATGAAGCAATGCCAGGCAGGAGTACAAAAACATTTATTCAAGAAGGTAGGCAAAAACGTATTTACCAACTAATAAGGCCAGGTGACTATTTATTTGTTCAATTTGGACATAACGATTCTAAAGTCGACAGTAATCGTTATACTGAACCATTTACGACCTATAAAGAAAATTTAGGGATATTTATCAGTAATGCTAGAGACAAGGGAGCTTTTCCAGTTTTATTAACTCCTGTTCAAAGGAGAAACTTTAGTATTAATGGGAAAATAGTCGATAAACACGGAAATTACCCGCTTGCAATGCGTGATCTTGCAATAGAATTAGCGGTACCTCTAATTGATATTACTAAAAGAAGTACCATTATGCTTGAAAATATCGGACCGGAATTATCTAAACATTTATATATGTGGATTAAAACGGGTGATTATAAATACTATCCTGATGGCAAGGAGGATAATACTCATTTTACTGAACTCGGCGCAAACAAGATCGCTCAGCTTGTAATAGAAGGAATAAAGGATTTACGGTTACCTATTGCAAAGTTTATCAAATAA
- a CDS encoding glycoside hydrolase family 88 protein, protein MNKLIELNEKTAMTWAEKACRSIMNQFLPNQLPPQNKWHYHQGVFLSGMVEVWRETDNKEYYDYVKEYVDKLIDKEGNFLFARSELDAVQPGLLLIVLYTHTDDNRYKIAAGKLRNLLKTINKTSQGGFWHKDKYPYQMWLDGLYMAGPFAIQYSQLFNEPELIDLVLYQEQLMREHTKNNINGLYHHGWDEKAEQSWATSSGRAPEVWGRALGWYAMVLTYFIELLPKSHPKYGELKLVLKDLFDSLIEYQDQESGMWYQVIDKGHLEDNWLESSCSCLFVYAMAKAVNNDFVDGKYIKSAKKGYEGILKKSTQIDSNNNFVLTDICIGTSIGDYDYYVGRETINNDLHGVGAFILASIELHRYFKL, encoded by the coding sequence ATGAATAAATTAATTGAGCTGAATGAGAAGACTGCAATGACATGGGCAGAAAAAGCATGCAGGAGCATTATGAATCAATTTCTTCCAAATCAATTACCACCGCAGAACAAGTGGCATTATCACCAGGGTGTATTTTTAAGTGGAATGGTAGAAGTATGGAGAGAAACTGATAATAAGGAATACTATGATTATGTTAAAGAATATGTTGATAAATTAATAGATAAAGAAGGTAATTTCTTATTTGCTAGAAGTGAATTGGATGCTGTACAACCGGGGTTATTGTTAATAGTATTGTATACTCATACTGATGATAATCGGTATAAAATTGCTGCTGGAAAACTGAGGAATTTACTGAAAACGATTAACAAGACTAGCCAAGGCGGTTTTTGGCACAAAGATAAGTATCCTTATCAAATGTGGCTTGATGGTTTGTATATGGCAGGTCCTTTCGCCATTCAATATAGTCAATTGTTTAATGAACCTGAGCTTATAGACTTGGTATTGTATCAAGAGCAATTAATGCGTGAACATACAAAGAATAATATAAATGGATTATACCATCATGGATGGGATGAAAAAGCCGAGCAATCATGGGCAACTTCTTCTGGTAGAGCACCTGAAGTTTGGGGAAGAGCGCTTGGTTGGTATGCTATGGTACTTACTTATTTTATAGAATTACTTCCAAAGTCACATCCAAAATATGGAGAATTAAAGCTAGTTCTAAAAGATTTATTCGATAGTTTAATCGAGTACCAAGATCAAGAATCTGGTATGTGGTATCAGGTAATTGATAAAGGTCATTTAGAAGATAATTGGTTAGAAAGTTCCTGTTCGTGTTTATTTGTTTATGCCATGGCTAAAGCAGTTAACAATGACTTCGTAGATGGAAAATATATAAAGAGTGCGAAAAAAGGGTATGAAGGTATTTTGAAGAAGTCTACTCAAATAGATTCAAATAATAATTTCGTCTTAACTGATATTTGTATCGGGACTTCTATCGGAGATTATGATTATTATGTAGGCAGAGAAACAATCAATAATGATTTACATGGTGTTGGAGCATTCATATTAGCGAGTATAGAGTTGCATAGATATTTTAAGCTATGA
- a CDS encoding glycoside hydrolase family 43 protein, producing MNLKTFKNPIIPGFYPDPSICRVDEDYYLVTSTFEYFPGVPIFHSRDLVNWKQIGHVLDRPSQLNLNAIPCSRGIYAPTIRYHNGIFYMITTFVESRKGLRRDFYVTAEDPSGPWSDPNWLGTTPGIDPSLFFDDDGKVYYTANRQPPDGQEYPKHMEIYLQELDLESKQLIGDKYSLWDGALKNAHAQEAPHLYKVNGWYYLMIAEGGTGFTHAVTIARSKSVFGPYESAKTNPILTHRHLGREHLISNIGHADIVETQKGDWWMVCLGSRPYGGHYRNLGRETFLVSLIWENEWPVINPGKGIVEVESAFPDLEEEIWPKAPERDDFDSTTLSLQWNFIRTPYEPFWSLKERPGHLRLRLKSESIIDRVNPSFIGRRQQHKSFVATTLLEFVPEKIGEVAGIVLLQNNNFQFRMELMLDNNSNTIQLVRRDNGVDQVISQHQTSESKLYLKVEAKEQDFYFYYGKSLNYLQLLATQDGRILSTDIAGGFVGTYIGMYASSNGKVSNNKADFDWFEYRGTFQQ from the coding sequence ATGAATTTGAAAACATTTAAAAATCCAATCATTCCTGGTTTTTACCCTGATCCTTCCATTTGTAGGGTAGACGAGGATTATTATTTAGTAACTTCAACATTTGAATACTTTCCAGGGGTTCCGATTTTCCACAGTAGAGATTTAGTGAATTGGAAACAGATTGGTCATGTATTAGATCGACCATCCCAACTGAATCTTAATGCTATACCTTGTTCAAGAGGGATTTACGCACCTACCATTAGATATCATAATGGAATTTTCTACATGATTACAACCTTTGTTGAGAGTAGAAAAGGACTAAGAAGAGATTTTTATGTTACTGCAGAAGATCCATCCGGGCCTTGGAGTGATCCAAATTGGTTGGGTACAACACCTGGTATTGATCCTTCTTTATTTTTTGATGATGATGGAAAAGTTTACTATACCGCAAATCGTCAACCACCAGATGGACAAGAGTATCCGAAACATATGGAAATCTATCTGCAGGAATTAGATTTAGAAAGCAAGCAATTAATAGGTGATAAGTACAGCTTGTGGGATGGTGCGTTGAAAAATGCTCATGCACAAGAAGCGCCACATCTATATAAAGTGAATGGCTGGTACTATTTAATGATTGCAGAGGGTGGTACTGGGTTTACTCATGCGGTTACCATAGCAAGAAGTAAATCTGTATTTGGACCATATGAATCCGCAAAAACAAACCCAATATTGACACATCGACATTTAGGAAGAGAACATCTGATTAGTAATATCGGGCATGCTGACATTGTTGAAACACAAAAGGGAGATTGGTGGATGGTATGTCTTGGTTCGCGCCCTTATGGAGGGCATTATCGTAATTTAGGAAGAGAAACATTTCTTGTCTCTCTGATTTGGGAAAATGAATGGCCTGTTATCAATCCTGGAAAAGGGATCGTTGAAGTGGAATCGGCTTTTCCTGATTTAGAAGAAGAAATATGGCCGAAAGCTCCAGAGAGGGATGATTTTGATTCAACAACACTTTCATTACAATGGAATTTCATCCGAACACCATATGAACCATTCTGGTCTTTAAAAGAGCGCCCAGGCCACTTAAGATTAAGATTAAAATCAGAATCTATTATAGATCGAGTTAATCCAAGTTTCATCGGGAGACGACAACAACATAAAAGTTTTGTTGCTACTACATTACTGGAGTTTGTTCCAGAGAAAATTGGAGAAGTAGCTGGGATCGTTTTACTACAAAACAATAATTTTCAATTTCGGATGGAACTTATGCTAGATAATAATTCTAACACTATACAACTAGTAAGAAGAGATAATGGGGTAGATCAGGTGATTTCTCAACATCAAACCAGTGAGAGTAAATTATATTTAAAGGTAGAGGCAAAAGAGCAAGACTTTTATTTTTATTATGGAAAGTCACTCAATTATCTTCAACTACTTGCAACTCAAGATGGAAGAATATTAAGTACCGATATAGCTGGTGGATTTGTGGGGACCTATATAGGCATGTATGCCAGTAGCAATGGAAAGGTAAGTAATAATAAAGCAGATTTTGACTGGTTTGAGTATAGAGGAACTTTTCAACAATAA
- a CDS encoding glycoside hydrolase family 28 protein has translation MFCNITDFGAKGDSITDNTEFIASAIKRCADSGGGTVYIPAGTYLTGPILLVSQLTIYIESGAKLVFKDDFSIYPPVKTRWSGYECYGFSPLLYGNGLTNVSILGAGRIDGHGGAWWEVHHLLRKGEEYDHPQTKKIAELNTFLTEPKNTNLVEWSSQFLRPPLLQMYDCNSVTLDGITLENSPFWNTHFVYCNNVTIHNVKFKNPSDTPNGDGLDIDSCSNVRVSDCHFDVGDDCLAFKSGINEDGRRIGKPTENVTVTNCTMQNGHGGIVMGSENSGGIRNIAVSNCMFIGTDRGIRIKTNRARGSYIRDILINNIYMDSVLCPLAINSFYRHGVDKNDYSLNDATVIKVTDKTPRIENIHVSNVTARNCRSAAGFIYGLPEMYVKDITLRHILFEMTTNPDEKGGEPDMVKEPLFMAGEGVYCKYVDGIEFHRVRIETRQGPALHLENVINVELDHLIMKSKHRNTPIVTVKDVANVWTNQGSKEAHEFENI, from the coding sequence ATGTTTTGTAATATCACTGACTTTGGAGCAAAGGGAGATTCTATCACAGATAATACTGAATTCATTGCATCTGCAATCAAGAGATGTGCTGACAGTGGAGGAGGTACGGTCTATATTCCAGCAGGAACGTATTTGACGGGACCAATCCTTTTGGTTAGTCAATTAACAATTTATATTGAATCAGGAGCCAAACTGGTATTTAAAGATGATTTTTCAATTTATCCACCAGTTAAAACAAGATGGTCGGGGTATGAATGCTATGGATTTTCACCATTGTTATATGGTAATGGTTTAACGAATGTGTCAATTTTAGGGGCAGGTCGTATAGATGGCCATGGTGGAGCTTGGTGGGAAGTACATCATTTATTAAGAAAAGGAGAAGAATATGATCACCCACAAACGAAGAAGATAGCTGAATTAAATACATTTTTAACTGAGCCTAAAAATACCAATCTTGTAGAATGGTCATCACAATTTCTTCGACCACCTTTACTTCAAATGTACGATTGTAATTCAGTAACTTTGGATGGTATTACATTAGAAAATTCACCGTTTTGGAATACACATTTCGTATATTGCAACAATGTTACTATTCACAATGTTAAATTCAAAAACCCTTCGGATACACCAAATGGGGATGGATTAGATATTGATTCTTGTTCAAATGTTCGAGTATCAGATTGTCACTTTGATGTGGGTGATGATTGTTTAGCATTTAAGTCTGGAATCAATGAAGATGGTAGGAGGATAGGCAAGCCGACTGAAAATGTGACAGTTACAAACTGCACGATGCAAAATGGACATGGTGGAATTGTAATGGGAAGTGAGAATTCTGGTGGTATTCGAAATATTGCAGTATCGAATTGTATGTTTATCGGTACTGATCGTGGCATCCGCATAAAAACGAATAGAGCCCGCGGAAGCTACATTCGTGATATTTTAATCAATAATATCTATATGGATAGTGTTCTCTGTCCATTGGCGATTAATTCATTCTATAGACATGGTGTGGATAAAAATGATTATTCATTGAATGATGCTACAGTTATAAAAGTAACAGATAAAACTCCGCGAATTGAGAATATTCATGTCAGTAATGTAACAGCGAGAAATTGTCGTTCAGCTGCAGGATTTATTTATGGACTTCCTGAGATGTATGTGAAAGATATTACTTTACGTCATATTTTATTTGAGATGACAACTAATCCAGATGAAAAAGGCGGGGAGCCAGATATGGTAAAAGAACCGTTATTCATGGCTGGAGAAGGCGTTTATTGTAAGTATGTCGATGGAATTGAATTTCATCGTGTCAGGATTGAAACAAGACAAGGACCTGCTCTTCACTTAGAAAACGTTATTAATGTAGAATTAGATCATTTAATTATGAAAAGCAAACACCGAAATACTCCTATAGTTACAGTCAAGGATGTAGCTAATGTATGGACTAATCAAGGTAGTAAGGAGGCGCATGAATTTGAAAACATTTAA
- a CDS encoding carbohydrate ABC transporter permease, which produces MLRDKISVGSKIFDVVNYTLLGLLALVMVIPFVHVVGSSFATSAEIAETSFLLFPTEFSLNAYKYIFSTDTILRALLISVTVTVGGTLWSMFLSTLTAYGLSRKDLVGRRFFNFLIVFTILFNGGMIPTFLVVEQTGLLNSLWALIIPVSINAFNMIILRSFFMNLPAGLEESAKIDGASDFGILFRIVIPCSLPAIATISLFYAVTYWNTYMHAILYISDSAKWPVQVLLRQIVVLASGINYDGATYTDVPPPEVTVKMATIVVATVPVLLVYPFLQKYFAKGALLGSVKG; this is translated from the coding sequence ATATTGCGAGATAAAATATCAGTAGGCAGTAAGATCTTTGACGTTGTCAATTACACATTATTGGGGTTATTAGCACTAGTTATGGTTATTCCTTTTGTCCATGTAGTGGGTAGCTCGTTTGCAACGAGTGCGGAAATTGCAGAGACAAGTTTTCTATTATTTCCAACAGAATTTTCTTTGAATGCATACAAATATATCTTTTCCACTGACACTATTCTTCGTGCATTATTGATTTCTGTTACGGTAACAGTAGGAGGAACATTATGGAGTATGTTTTTATCGACACTAACAGCATATGGATTGTCAAGAAAAGATCTGGTCGGGAGAAGATTCTTTAATTTTTTGATCGTATTTACTATTTTGTTTAATGGAGGAATGATACCTACTTTTCTAGTGGTTGAACAAACGGGATTATTAAATTCTCTTTGGGCTTTAATTATCCCCGTTTCCATTAATGCATTTAACATGATTATTTTAAGAAGTTTCTTTATGAATCTTCCTGCTGGATTAGAAGAATCAGCAAAGATAGATGGAGCAAGTGATTTTGGGATTTTATTCCGAATTGTAATCCCATGTTCACTACCAGCCATTGCTACCATTTCATTATTTTATGCTGTAACTTATTGGAATACGTATATGCACGCTATTTTATATATTAGTGATTCTGCTAAATGGCCAGTTCAAGTGTTGTTAAGACAGATAGTAGTTCTAGCGAGCGGTATCAATTATGATGGTGCGACATATACAGATGTACCTCCACCAGAAGTGACCGTAAAAATGGCAACCATTGTTGTCGCTACAGTGCCAGTTCTACTTGTATATCCATTTTTGCAAAAGTATTTTGCAAAAGGAGCATTACTAGGTTCGGTAAAAGGTTAG
- a CDS encoding ABC transporter permease yields the protein MESATIKKGRKHEILRNIKKNKLIYLMILPGIVYFFIYKYLPMSGLVISFQDYKPYLGISGSDWVGFEHFERLFTSPDFWMIFRNTLILFALQIIIFFPIPIIISLMLNEVRHSLYKRGIQTLIYIPHFMSWVVIVSISYVMLTLDGGIINSLIEYFGFEKINFLMNEEWFRPMYILQVIWREAGWGTIIFLAAITGVDPQLYEAAKMDGANRLRQMWHITLPAIRSVIIIMLILKIGDVLELGFEHVYLLLNASNREVGEIFDTYVYTAGLQQGQFSYSTAVGFFKGVVGLILVIFANRLAKRFGEEGIY from the coding sequence ATGGAAAGTGCCACAATTAAGAAAGGTCGAAAACATGAAATATTACGAAACATCAAGAAAAACAAATTGATTTATTTGATGATCCTTCCGGGAATTGTTTATTTTTTTATCTATAAATATTTACCGATGTCGGGATTAGTGATTTCCTTCCAAGATTACAAACCCTACTTAGGAATTAGTGGAAGTGACTGGGTAGGATTTGAGCATTTTGAACGTCTGTTTACTAGTCCAGATTTTTGGATGATTTTTAGAAATACACTCATACTATTTGCTTTACAAATTATTATTTTTTTTCCTATCCCAATTATCATTTCTTTAATGTTAAATGAAGTGAGACATTCCTTGTACAAGCGGGGGATACAAACACTTATATATATTCCTCATTTTATGTCCTGGGTTGTAATCGTTTCCATTAGTTATGTAATGCTAACGTTGGATGGGGGAATTATCAATTCATTAATTGAGTATTTTGGATTCGAAAAAATAAATTTTTTAATGAATGAAGAATGGTTTCGACCAATGTACATTCTTCAGGTGATTTGGAGGGAAGCTGGTTGGGGAACAATCATCTTTTTAGCAGCGATTACAGGTGTAGATCCGCAACTGTATGAAGCAGCAAAAATGGATGGTGCCAATCGATTGCGACAGATGTGGCATATCACATTACCAGCAATCAGAAGTGTTATTATCATCATGCTAATCCTGAAGATTGGTGATGTGCTAGAACTTGGTTTTGAACATGTGTATTTATTATTAAATGCTTCGAATAGAGAAGTTGGAGAAATATTTGACACATATGTGTATACTGCTGGATTACAACAAGGACAGTTTAGTTACAGTACAGCTGTGGGTTTCTTTAAAGGGGTGGTCGGACTTATATTAGTAATTTTTGCAAATCGACTAGCAAAACGTTTTGGTGAAGAAGGAATCTATTAA